Proteins encoded by one window of Haematobia irritans isolate KBUSLIRL chromosome 2, ASM5000362v1, whole genome shotgun sequence:
- the LOC142225527 gene encoding histone H4 — MTGRGKGGKGLGKGGAKRHRKVLRDNIQGITKPAIRRLARRGGVKRISGLIYEETRGVLKVFLENVIRDAVTYTEHAKRKTVTAMDVVYALKRQGRTLYGFGG, encoded by the coding sequence atgactggtcgtggtaaaggtggcaaaggcttgggaaaaggtggcgctaaacgtcatcgtaaagtgttgcgtgataacatccaaggtattaccaagcctgcaatcagacgtttggctcgtcgtggcggtgtaaaacgtatctctggattgatatacgaagaaacccgtggtgtcctcaaggtgtttttggaaaacgttattcgtgatgctgtcacctacaccgaacatgctaagcgtaaaaccgtcaccgctatggatgtcgtctacgctttgaagagacaaggccgcactttgtacggtttcggcggttaa